In a single window of the Methanofollis ethanolicus genome:
- a CDS encoding type II toxin-antitoxin system PemK/MazF family toxin — MKGKIVLIPFPFTDLTAAKLRPALVLHEGDRDVVLAFISSKIPARAGRAEIIVTTSHAGFSKSGLKVNSVIRLDKIATVLKDLMVGELGELDDDLRDEVNAKLAALFTI, encoded by the coding sequence ATGAAAGGAAAGATCGTCCTGATACCCTTCCCTTTCACCGACCTCACCGCGGCAAAACTGCGTCCGGCACTCGTCCTCCACGAAGGGGACCGCGACGTCGTTCTCGCATTCATCTCATCAAAAATTCCTGCCAGAGCGGGTCGGGCAGAGATCATCGTCACCACGTCACACGCAGGCTTCTCGAAAAGCGGCCTGAAGGTCAATTCGGTGATCAGGCTGGACAAGATCGCAACAGTCCTGAAAGACCTGATGGTCGGCGAACTTGGAGAACTCGACGACGACCTCAGGGACGAGGTCAATGCTAAACTCGCCGCTCTTTTCACGATCTGA
- a CDS encoding magnesium chelatase subunit D family protein has translation MALTDRPPTLPFTAIIGQDQMKLALILNAINPRVGGVLIRGEKGTAKSTAVRALSGVLPQIAVVQGCPFSCDPDDPAGFCPTCAGKLRETGGLERSERRVRVVTLPLGATEDRVVGTLDLERAIREGVAALEPGVLADAHRGILYIDEVNLLDDHIVDVLLDAAAMGVNTVEREGISVTHPARFMLVGTMNPEEGELRPQLLDRFGLMVTVEGFTDPDARMAVIAAAEAWDRDPAAMAASCAPAQDDLRAAIVRARTLLPGVTIDDRLVRTVVEACISLGITTHRAEITVVRAARTIAAFRGRETVLPADVREAMALALPHRMRRKPFEEPEIDPQTLDDMVPDRDDQRPQDSRDETGGGGEGDAVPPPDGGRTETKGIGAPIATDPVWKETTPDRTLRKTARGRRIATPTEDRRGRRTTVTTTDTWRDLALDATLRAAAPAQRFRKPGPGLAVTVLPQDLRKAGRTGRAEVACVFVVDASGSMGAEKRMECAKGAVFSLLEDAYVHRDRVGLVAFRGTDADLVLPLSRSVDLAYHRLAEIPTGGRTPLAAGLAKGMEVLQREKRKRREVIPLMMLISDGRANSGTGPVREELARVSGEIAGAGIRTVVIDTEAVESGRPLTLGYCREVAEMCGGRYYALSDLSTGEIETIARYEGGRLFET, from the coding sequence ATGGCACTCACCGACCGACCTCCCACCCTTCCGTTCACGGCCATCATCGGCCAGGACCAGATGAAACTCGCCCTCATTCTCAATGCCATCAACCCGCGGGTCGGCGGCGTGCTGATCCGGGGGGAGAAAGGGACAGCGAAGTCCACCGCCGTCCGCGCACTCTCCGGGGTCCTGCCCCAGATCGCCGTCGTGCAGGGGTGCCCCTTCTCCTGCGACCCGGACGACCCTGCCGGATTCTGCCCGACCTGCGCCGGGAAACTTCGCGAGACCGGCGGCCTCGAACGGTCGGAACGCCGGGTCAGGGTCGTCACCCTCCCCCTCGGCGCCACCGAAGACCGGGTCGTCGGGACTCTCGACCTCGAACGGGCGATCCGCGAGGGCGTGGCCGCCCTCGAACCCGGCGTGCTCGCCGACGCCCACCGCGGCATCCTCTACATCGACGAGGTGAACCTCCTCGACGACCATATCGTCGACGTCCTCCTGGACGCGGCGGCAATGGGCGTCAACACGGTCGAGCGCGAGGGGATCTCCGTCACCCACCCCGCCCGCTTCATGCTCGTCGGGACGATGAACCCGGAGGAGGGGGAACTCAGGCCCCAGTTGCTCGACCGCTTCGGCCTGATGGTCACTGTCGAAGGCTTCACCGACCCCGACGCCAGGATGGCGGTCATCGCCGCCGCCGAGGCCTGGGACCGTGACCCCGCAGCGATGGCAGCGTCATGCGCCCCGGCGCAGGACGACCTCAGGGCGGCGATCGTGCGGGCCAGGACGCTCCTGCCCGGCGTCACGATCGACGACCGCCTCGTCCGCACCGTCGTCGAGGCCTGCATCTCCCTCGGGATCACCACCCACCGCGCCGAGATCACGGTCGTCAGGGCGGCCCGGACGATCGCGGCTTTCCGGGGGCGGGAGACCGTCCTCCCGGCCGACGTCCGTGAGGCGATGGCCCTCGCCCTCCCCCACAGGATGCGGAGAAAACCCTTCGAAGAGCCGGAGATCGACCCGCAGACCCTCGACGACATGGTGCCCGACCGCGACGACCAGAGACCGCAGGACAGCCGCGACGAGACTGGCGGCGGCGGCGAGGGCGACGCCGTCCCCCCGCCCGACGGCGGCAGGACGGAGACAAAGGGCATCGGCGCCCCGATCGCAACAGACCCGGTCTGGAAGGAGACCACGCCCGACCGGACCCTCAGGAAGACCGCACGCGGCCGAAGGATTGCCACGCCGACAGAGGACCGCCGCGGCCGCCGGACCACCGTCACCACGACCGACACCTGGCGCGACCTCGCCCTCGACGCCACCCTCAGGGCGGCCGCACCCGCACAGCGGTTCAGAAAGCCCGGCCCCGGTCTCGCCGTCACCGTCCTCCCGCAGGACCTCAGGAAGGCCGGACGGACGGGCAGGGCAGAGGTCGCCTGCGTCTTCGTCGTCGATGCAAGCGGTTCGATGGGTGCGGAGAAAAGAATGGAATGCGCGAAGGGCGCCGTCTTCTCTCTCCTGGAAGACGCGTACGTCCACCGCGACCGCGTCGGCCTCGTCGCCTTCAGGGGGACGGACGCCGACCTCGTCCTCCCCCTCTCCCGGAGCGTCGACCTTGCCTACCACCGCCTCGCCGAAATCCCGACAGGCGGGCGGACCCCCCTCGCTGCGGGCCTTGCAAAAGGGATGGAGGTCCTCCAGAGGGAGAAGAGGAAACGCCGCGAGGTGATCCCCCTGATGATGCTCATCTCCGACGGCCGGGCAAACAGCGGGACAGGGCCGGTCAGGGAGGAACTCGCCCGCGTCTCCGGCGAGATCGCGGGCGCCGGCATCAGGACAGTCGTCATCGACACGGAGGCGGTGGAGAGCGGGCGGCCCCTCACCCTCGGCTACTGCCGCGAGGTCGCGGAGATGTGCGGGGGGCGGTACTATGCCCTCTCCGACCTCTCCACCGGCGAGATCGAGACGATCGCCCGGTACGAGGGCGGGCGACTCTTCGAGACGTGA
- a CDS encoding ATP-binding cassette domain-containing protein, which yields MAVIETEDLTRTFGDLRAVDSLNLEVGTEIFGLLGPNGSGKTTTVKMLTTLLGPTSGDARVCGYSVTKNPEQVRERISYVPQDMALDPKLTGRENVVFFAKLYGIESPYDTSDEAIALMDLSDRANDLVRTYSGGMRRRLELAQALVHDPEVLFLDEPTIGLDVAARRKIWAHITTLKDRGMTVFVTTHYMDEADHACDRVAIIDHGAVAASDTPAVLKARLCSDIVTIRATGEYTGASVDGTRFLGCDGDEVRFRAECGEEAGIALARALTAAGMHVSSISIRQPTLDDVFLALVGSQEETTAFDFHSFRTMLLRRR from the coding sequence ATGGCAGTGATCGAGACAGAGGACCTGACCCGGACCTTCGGCGATCTCAGGGCCGTGGACAGTTTGAACCTTGAGGTCGGGACCGAGATCTTCGGTCTCCTCGGGCCGAACGGGTCGGGCAAGACGACGACGGTGAAGATGCTGACGACCCTTCTCGGGCCGACGAGCGGAGATGCGAGGGTCTGCGGGTATTCTGTGACGAAAAACCCCGAGCAGGTCCGCGAGCGGATCAGCTATGTCCCGCAGGACATGGCGCTCGACCCGAAACTGACGGGCCGGGAGAATGTCGTCTTTTTTGCAAAACTCTACGGGATCGAGAGCCCGTACGATACCTCGGACGAGGCGATCGCGTTGATGGACCTCTCCGACCGGGCCAACGACCTTGTCCGGACATATTCCGGCGGGATGCGGCGGAGGCTTGAACTGGCGCAGGCGCTGGTGCACGACCCCGAGGTGCTCTTCCTGGACGAACCGACGATCGGTCTGGACGTCGCGGCCAGGCGGAAGATCTGGGCGCACATCACCACGCTGAAGGACCGGGGGATGACGGTCTTCGTGACGACCCACTATATGGACGAGGCCGACCATGCCTGCGACCGGGTGGCGATCATCGACCACGGCGCCGTTGCGGCGTCTGATACGCCGGCGGTCCTGAAGGCCCGCCTCTGCAGCGATATCGTGACAATCCGCGCCACGGGGGAGTACACCGGGGCGAGCGTGGACGGCACCCGGTTTCTCGGGTGCGACGGCGACGAGGTGAGGTTCAGGGCCGAGTGCGGCGAGGAGGCCGGGATCGCACTCGCCCGCGCCCTCACCGCCGCCGGGATGCATGTCAGTTCGATCTCGATCCGGCAACCGACCCTGGACGACGTCTTCCTGGCACTTGTCGGGTCCCAGGAAGAGACGACCGCGTTTGACTTCCACAGTTTCCGGACGATGCTCCTGAGGCGGCGATGA
- a CDS encoding RNB domain-containing ribonuclease: protein MTTHPPIDLQAIAREAMQEYGFKPRFPPAVEREVEAIAAPAVPHGVRDLSSLLWSSIDNIDSLDLDQIECCERTGRGEIRVRVAIADVDASVPRGSAADRHAAHNGTSVYTGVETFPMLPDRLSKGITSLLPGQARLAVVIEYTVRPDGSTRPGGISRAVVRNRAKLVYEEVGDWLEGVGDPPAIFADVPGLEEQVRMQDEAARRLRRHRMEQGALDLETIEAAPVMEEGRVTDLVVPRQNAARRLIEEFMIGANGAVVEYLGRAGVPMVQRVVLTPKNWDGIVATAADYGWRLPKKPSAKALSTFLLRRKTADPERFPDLSLTIVKLIGHGIYLPLDPGEPPYGHFGLAVTDYTHGTAPNRRYVDVIIQRQVKAALREEGTPYTRDDLESLAAWLTDRERASEKVERFMRKAAAAVLLEDRIGETFDALVTGASEKGTYVRIVSPPIEGRVMEGEEGLSVGRKVRVRLVRTDPYRGYIDFERV from the coding sequence ATGACCACCCATCCCCCCATCGACCTGCAGGCGATCGCACGGGAGGCCATGCAGGAGTACGGGTTCAAACCCCGGTTCCCCCCGGCCGTCGAGAGGGAGGTCGAGGCGATCGCAGCGCCGGCCGTGCCGCACGGCGTCCGCGACCTCTCGTCCCTCCTCTGGTCGTCCATCGACAACATCGACTCCCTGGACCTCGACCAGATCGAGTGCTGCGAACGCACAGGCCGCGGCGAGATCCGTGTGCGGGTGGCGATCGCCGACGTCGACGCCTCCGTGCCGAGGGGGTCGGCGGCCGATCGGCACGCCGCCCATAACGGCACCTCGGTCTACACCGGGGTCGAGACCTTCCCCATGCTCCCGGACCGTCTCTCGAAGGGGATCACCTCGCTCCTCCCCGGCCAGGCCCGCCTCGCGGTCGTCATCGAGTACACCGTCCGCCCGGACGGGAGCACCCGGCCCGGCGGGATCTCCCGGGCGGTCGTCCGCAACAGGGCGAAACTCGTCTACGAGGAGGTCGGGGACTGGCTGGAAGGCGTTGGAGATCCGCCCGCAATTTTCGCCGACGTCCCCGGCCTGGAGGAGCAGGTCCGCATGCAGGACGAGGCGGCCCGGAGACTGAGACGACACAGGATGGAGCAGGGGGCCCTCGACCTCGAAACCATCGAGGCGGCGCCGGTGATGGAGGAGGGAAGGGTGACCGACCTCGTCGTCCCGCGGCAGAACGCGGCCCGGCGCCTCATCGAGGAGTTCATGATCGGGGCGAACGGGGCGGTGGTGGAGTACCTGGGCAGGGCCGGGGTCCCCATGGTCCAGAGGGTCGTCCTGACGCCGAAGAACTGGGACGGGATCGTGGCGACAGCCGCGGATTACGGCTGGCGCCTCCCGAAGAAACCCAGCGCGAAGGCCCTCTCGACATTTCTCCTCCGGCGGAAGACGGCCGACCCCGAACGCTTCCCCGACCTCTCCCTGACGATCGTGAAACTCATCGGCCACGGCATCTACCTGCCCCTCGACCCCGGCGAACCGCCATACGGCCACTTCGGCCTCGCGGTCACCGACTACACCCACGGCACCGCCCCGAACAGGCGCTACGTCGACGTGATCATTCAGAGGCAGGTGAAGGCGGCCCTCCGGGAAGAGGGGACCCCATACACCCGCGACGATCTGGAAAGCCTCGCCGCATGGCTGACCGACAGGGAGAGGGCGTCCGAGAAGGTGGAGAGGTTCATGCGCAAGGCCGCGGCCGCGGTGCTCCTGGAGGACCGGATCGGCGAGACCTTCGACGCCCTCGTCACCGGTGCCTCGGAGAAAGGGACGTACGTCAGGATTGTCTCGCCCCCCATCGAAGGGCGGGTCATGGAGGGCGAGGAGGGCCTCTCCGTCGGCCGGAAGGTCCGCGTCCGCCTGGTACGCACCGACCCGTACAGGGGCTACATCGACTTCGAGAGGGTGTGA
- a CDS encoding deoxyguanosinetriphosphate triphosphohydrolase family protein, producing the protein MDISPAILEEVRRRQAAVERTYSPYAAQNTSAIRKRGARAEEPVIRPPFSLIDNDHITHRVLHVQLVSKVARTIGRALGLNEDLIEAVALGHDIGHVPFGHTGEECLDAICRRAGVGAFRHNVQSVQFLDVIEDLDLTLQTLDGVLCHDGESFVGRLVPAGPLTPASLKSKCEEIRGGESVLPSTMEGCVVRAADVIAYLGRDLQDAIEVGLIDADDEDLATTCRETFGIDDYRTITRTAIDTLIKDLITESFGKEEVTFSDDAAEGVKQMQRFSIDRVYNHPRLTSQKAKIRRMFAALFEHYAADLAEEKRDSPIYTDYLDAPWVSREYREEASEGEKVRDFIAGMTDRYFAESFRAVVLPERVRGTYRAE; encoded by the coding sequence ATGGACATCTCCCCCGCCATCCTCGAAGAAGTTCGCCGCCGCCAGGCCGCGGTCGAGAGGACGTACTCCCCTTATGCCGCACAGAACACCTCAGCCATCAGGAAGAGGGGCGCAAGAGCGGAGGAACCCGTCATCCGCCCGCCCTTCTCCCTCATCGACAACGACCACATCACCCACCGCGTCCTCCACGTGCAACTCGTCTCCAAGGTCGCCCGCACCATCGGCCGGGCCCTCGGCCTCAACGAAGACCTGATCGAGGCCGTCGCCCTCGGCCACGACATCGGGCACGTCCCCTTCGGGCACACGGGGGAGGAGTGCCTCGACGCGATCTGCCGGCGGGCGGGGGTCGGCGCCTTCAGGCACAACGTGCAGAGCGTCCAGTTCCTCGACGTCATCGAAGACCTGGACCTCACCCTCCAGACCCTGGACGGCGTCCTCTGCCACGACGGCGAGAGTTTCGTCGGCCGCCTCGTCCCGGCAGGGCCCCTCACGCCGGCGTCCCTCAAATCGAAATGCGAGGAGATCCGGGGAGGGGAGTCCGTCCTCCCGTCCACAATGGAGGGGTGCGTCGTCAGGGCTGCGGACGTCATCGCCTACCTCGGCCGCGACCTCCAGGACGCGATCGAGGTCGGGCTGATCGACGCGGACGACGAGGACCTGGCGACGACCTGCCGGGAGACCTTCGGGATAGACGATTATCGGACGATCACCAGGACGGCCATCGACACCCTCATCAAAGATCTCATCACGGAAAGTTTCGGGAAGGAGGAGGTCACCTTCTCGGACGACGCAGCCGAAGGGGTGAAACAGATGCAAAGGTTCAGCATCGACCGCGTCTACAACCACCCGCGGCTCACCTCGCAGAAGGCGAAGATCAGGAGGATGTTCGCCGCCCTCTTCGAGCACTACGCCGCCGACCTCGCGGAGGAGAAGAGGGACTCGCCCATCTACACCGACTACCTCGACGCCCCCTGGGTCTCGCGGGAGTACCGGGAAGAGGCGAGCGAGGGGGAGAAGGTGCGGGACTTCATCGCCGGGATGACAGACCGCTACTTCGCCGAGAGTTTCCGGGCGGTCGTCCTGCCCGAGAGGGTCAGGGGGACGTACAGGGCGGAGTGA
- the sepS gene encoding O-phosphoserine--tRNA ligase — MRFDPEERKELSRKDFEEAWHRGPEVLTPPALAETYPRKAYTRARPHPIAETIERLRQVYLSMGFDEARVPVMIEESDVYRQFGPEASAVLDRVFYLGGLPRPNIGISDRQMEQVMAMIGAEYAEAPVTTEEAKEKLQKIFHAYKKAEIDGDELTHEIAGSLSVDDGLVVRVLDAVFPEFRSLEPESSHTTLRSHMTSGWFLSLGSMWEHYAHPIRLFSIDRCFRREQEEGPTRLMTYHSASCIIAGEDVTIEDGKAVSEALLSAFGFEDFEFRPDEKRSKYYIPDTQTEVYAKHPEIGWVEVATFGMYSPSALGEYGVGVPVMNLGLGVERLAMILYQANDVRKLTYPQFFPRTLTDRDIAAAIGLREEPRTVEGRRLVSAIMAAATEHATAVGPCSFVAFEGAFAGRNIRVYVEEPEENSKLCGPATFNEVFVQDGKVLGVPDTEKFADARANGAPTGISYLMAAANLAAARIEEAARVGEGVVVQTKMAKTPSDINVKIPEWAMRYITDNKRKVDVRGPVFLTVRGEIGE, encoded by the coding sequence ATGAGATTTGATCCAGAGGAAAGGAAGGAACTGTCGAGGAAGGACTTTGAAGAGGCATGGCACCGGGGCCCCGAGGTGCTGACGCCGCCGGCCCTGGCGGAGACGTACCCGCGGAAGGCCTACACGCGTGCGAGGCCGCACCCGATCGCGGAGACGATCGAGAGGCTCCGCCAGGTGTACCTCTCGATGGGCTTCGACGAGGCCCGCGTCCCGGTGATGATCGAGGAGTCGGACGTCTACAGGCAGTTCGGCCCCGAGGCGAGCGCGGTCCTGGACCGGGTCTTCTATCTCGGCGGCCTGCCGCGGCCGAATATCGGGATCTCAGACCGCCAGATGGAGCAGGTGATGGCAATGATCGGTGCCGAGTACGCGGAGGCGCCGGTGACGACCGAGGAGGCGAAGGAGAAACTCCAGAAGATCTTCCACGCCTACAAGAAGGCCGAGATCGACGGCGACGAACTGACCCACGAGATCGCCGGTTCTCTCTCGGTCGACGACGGCCTGGTGGTCCGGGTCCTGGATGCGGTCTTCCCGGAGTTCAGGAGTCTTGAGCCCGAGTCCTCGCACACGACCCTCCGCTCCCACATGACGAGCGGGTGGTTCCTCTCTCTCGGGTCGATGTGGGAGCACTACGCCCACCCGATCCGCCTCTTCTCGATCGACCGCTGTTTCCGCCGGGAGCAGGAGGAGGGGCCGACCCGCCTCATGACCTATCACTCGGCCTCGTGCATCATCGCGGGCGAGGACGTCACGATCGAGGACGGCAAGGCGGTCTCCGAGGCCCTGCTCTCTGCCTTCGGCTTCGAGGACTTCGAGTTCCGTCCTGACGAGAAGAGGTCGAAGTACTACATCCCCGACACCCAGACAGAGGTCTATGCGAAGCACCCGGAGATCGGGTGGGTGGAGGTCGCCACCTTCGGCATGTACTCGCCCTCGGCACTGGGCGAGTACGGCGTCGGCGTGCCTGTGATGAACCTGGGCCTGGGGGTCGAGCGTCTGGCGATGATCCTGTACCAGGCGAACGACGTCCGCAAACTCACGTATCCGCAGTTCTTCCCCCGCACTCTCACCGACCGCGATATCGCGGCGGCGATCGGTCTCCGCGAGGAGCCGCGGACCGTCGAGGGGCGGCGTCTCGTCTCCGCGATCATGGCGGCGGCGACCGAGCACGCCACGGCGGTGGGGCCGTGCTCCTTCGTCGCCTTCGAAGGGGCGTTCGCGGGCCGAAACATCAGGGTCTATGTCGAGGAGCCGGAGGAGAACTCGAAACTCTGCGGCCCGGCGACCTTCAACGAGGTCTTCGTGCAGGACGGCAAGGTGCTCGGCGTCCCTGACACCGAGAAGTTCGCGGACGCGCGGGCGAATGGCGCCCCGACCGGGATCTCGTACCTGATGGCAGCGGCGAACCTGGCGGCGGCACGGATCGAGGAGGCGGCGAGGGTCGGCGAGGGCGTTGTGGTGCAGACGAAGATGGCGAAGACGCCCTCCGACATCAACGTGAAGATACCCGAATGGGCGATGCGGTATATCACGGATAATAAGAGGAAGGTGGATGTCCGCGGGCCGGTGTTTTTGACGGTGCGGGGGGAGATCGGGGAGTGA
- a CDS encoding ABC transporter substrate-binding protein has translation MESGKSAITLIILGAIIFACGCTGTANPSVAEGSMQENVVVQVNVVGVLLPLTGDSAEGGEACRVALEVAAEDINEYFLSIGSDHRVRLVVEDTATDPAVALEKVKAFDEQGIRTVIGPGSSAELEAIRTYADEHGILIASTMSTAPSLAIAGDTIFRFVPPDTCQADAMARCLEEDGIAAIVPVWRGDIWGDELQILTATAFKTRNGTVLDGVRYTPGSKDYTGVIAALDREVGEAIATHGAEKVGVYAVTIEEVSAIMAAAAETENLTQVRWYGCDGNILLETLTRPGDAARFAAQTNFTAPTFWTTRVSASWKDTLQTIQGRLGRQPDGSGLASYDTLWIVALTETQTDSKDPSELKAALTGTTAMFSGKLCAKVDLDEAGDRSTAHYGFWSVKADGDAYRWMQVARYDIWSAGVPSKFVRVDA, from the coding sequence ATGGAATCAGGCAAATCAGCAATCACTCTCATCATTCTGGGAGCGATCATCTTCGCCTGTGGATGTACGGGGACGGCGAACCCCTCCGTTGCAGAGGGGAGTATGCAGGAGAACGTCGTCGTACAGGTGAACGTCGTCGGAGTCCTCCTGCCGCTCACCGGCGACTCTGCGGAGGGCGGCGAGGCATGCCGCGTCGCCCTGGAGGTTGCCGCCGAGGATATCAACGAGTACTTCCTTTCGATCGGGTCTGACCACCGGGTACGGCTTGTCGTCGAGGACACGGCGACCGATCCCGCCGTTGCCCTTGAAAAGGTGAAGGCGTTCGACGAACAGGGGATCAGGACCGTCATCGGGCCGGGTTCCAGTGCCGAACTGGAGGCGATCCGCACCTATGCCGACGAGCACGGGATCCTGATCGCCAGCACCATGAGCACGGCGCCGTCACTTGCGATTGCCGGTGACACCATCTTCCGGTTCGTGCCGCCTGACACCTGCCAGGCCGATGCGATGGCACGGTGCCTGGAAGAGGACGGGATCGCGGCAATCGTCCCGGTCTGGCGCGGCGACATCTGGGGCGACGAACTCCAGATCCTGACGGCGACGGCGTTCAAGACCAGGAACGGCACGGTCCTCGACGGGGTCAGGTATACGCCGGGTTCGAAGGACTACACCGGCGTGATTGCGGCACTCGATCGCGAGGTCGGCGAGGCCATTGCAACGCATGGCGCAGAGAAGGTCGGCGTCTATGCAGTCACCATCGAAGAGGTGTCGGCGATCATGGCGGCCGCGGCAGAAACGGAGAACCTCACGCAGGTCAGGTGGTACGGGTGCGACGGCAACATCCTTCTCGAAACGCTGACGAGGCCGGGGGATGCGGCCCGCTTTGCGGCGCAGACGAACTTCACCGCCCCGACGTTCTGGACCACTCGCGTCAGTGCCTCCTGGAAGGACACCCTCCAGACGATCCAGGGCCGCCTGGGACGGCAGCCCGACGGTTCCGGCCTGGCATCGTACGATACGCTCTGGATTGTCGCACTGACCGAAACCCAGACCGATTCTAAGGATCCGTCTGAGTTGAAAGCTGCTTTAACAGGTACTACGGCTATGTTCAGCGGAAAATTGTGTGCAAAGGTTGACCTTGACGAGGCCGGCGATCGGTCGACCGCACACTATGGTTTCTGGTCGGTGAAGGCCGACGGCGATGCATACAGGTGGATGCAGGTTGCCAGGTACGATATCTGGTCTGCGGGTGTGCCCTCTAAGTTCGTACGGGTCGACGCCTGA
- a CDS encoding HepT-like ribonuclease domain-containing protein, which yields MSEPDPLLYCHDILEAIDRIERYTGSITLDDFLGDTKTQDAVIRNLEIIGEAVKNLPADFREAHPGVEWRAVAGMRDKLIHHYFGVDMRIIWETTRTDLPHFRKQIETILGEIS from the coding sequence ATGTCTGAGCCCGATCCCCTCCTCTATTGTCATGACATTCTCGAAGCCATCGACCGCATAGAACGCTATACAGGCTCGATCACTCTCGACGATTTTCTCGGAGATACAAAGACTCAGGACGCCGTCATACGAAACCTCGAAATCATCGGGGAGGCGGTGAAGAATCTCCCGGCCGATTTCAGGGAGGCGCACCCCGGGGTGGAGTGGCGGGCCGTCGCGGGGATGCGGGACAAACTCATCCACCATTACTTCGGTGTCGACATGAGGATCATCTGGGAGACGACCCGCACCGACCTCCCGCATTTCAGGAAACAGATCGAGACGATCCTCGGAGAGATATCGTAA
- a CDS encoding cache domain-containing protein: protein MQKSSISFLILLVLGLFLVTAGCTQNQPGVATPTPGSTDIQQENYTSNETLVAFVESAAAYVKANGKEKALAEFNNPNGSFVRGELYIYAYDFNGTTLAHPVNPEKVGVNRMDEGETGTFLRGTIDAVRNGSGFYPIKYVNPTHNRTLESKLVYGVKIDDDWWLGSGIYTGPVNQSPVQ, encoded by the coding sequence ATGCAAAAATCGTCGATTTCATTCCTGATTCTGCTTGTTCTCGGCCTGTTTCTTGTAACAGCCGGGTGCACACAGAACCAGCCCGGCGTGGCCACTCCAACGCCGGGAAGTACTGACATTCAGCAGGAGAACTACACCTCCAATGAAACGCTCGTCGCCTTCGTTGAGAGTGCAGCCGCCTATGTGAAAGCAAACGGCAAAGAGAAAGCTCTTGCAGAATTTAACAACCCGAATGGTTCATTTGTCAGGGGCGAACTCTATATCTACGCCTACGACTTCAACGGCACGACCCTCGCCCACCCGGTCAATCCCGAGAAGGTCGGAGTAAACCGTATGGATGAGGGAGAGACAGGGACATTCCTCCGGGGTACCATCGATGCAGTCAGGAATGGAAGCGGGTTTTACCCGATAAAGTATGTCAATCCCACACACAACCGGACGCTCGAATCAAAACTGGTGTATGGTGTGAAGATCGATGATGACTGGTGGCTTGGTTCCGGAATATACACCGGCCCGGTAAACCAGTCTCCAGTGCAGTAA
- a CDS encoding ABC transporter permease, translated as MRRTFTYIERDFLRWVRGRTSVVSALVMPATWLIFVGLALPTRFTDNYLDFITPGILVLTMLGTSMQGGSLLMFDKILGFLPKFLAMPAPRESILAGKILFITLRGLLQSTVILLIALVLGAHLLDPVLLVEMYGVLFLFGIFLSSFTTTMALVLEDHDSYAAFNAVVSMPLFFTSSALMPYEVMPGWLAVLAHLNPVSYAIDAIRAFQVGVFPAAALLLLGLGAVVVLAVSMTTFRKATV; from the coding sequence ATGAGGCGGACATTCACGTACATCGAGAGGGACTTCCTCCGCTGGGTCCGCGGGCGGACGTCGGTCGTCTCGGCCCTGGTGATGCCGGCGACCTGGCTGATCTTTGTCGGCCTCGCCCTGCCGACCCGGTTCACCGACAACTACCTGGACTTCATCACGCCCGGCATCCTGGTGCTCACCATGCTCGGCACCTCGATGCAGGGCGGGTCTCTGCTGATGTTCGACAAGATCCTGGGCTTCCTCCCGAAGTTCCTGGCGATGCCCGCACCGCGCGAGAGCATCCTTGCCGGCAAGATCCTCTTCATCACGCTCCGCGGCCTCCTCCAGTCCACGGTGATCCTTCTCATAGCGCTCGTCCTCGGGGCGCATCTCCTCGACCCCGTCCTGCTGGTCGAGATGTACGGGGTCCTCTTCCTCTTCGGCATCTTCCTCTCGTCGTTCACGACGACGATGGCCCTCGTCCTCGAGGACCACGACTCCTATGCCGCCTTCAATGCGGTCGTCTCGATGCCGCTCTTCTTTACGAGCAGTGCGCTGATGCCCTACGAGGTGATGCCGGGATGGCTTGCGGTGCTCGCTCACCTCAACCCGGTCTCCTATGCGATCGACGCGATACGTGCGTTCCAGGTCGGGGTCTTCCCGGCGGCGGCCCTTCTCCTCCTCGGTCTCGGGGCGGTGGTCGTGCTCGCGGTCTCGATGACGACGTTCCGGAAGGCGACGGTGTGA
- a CDS encoding nucleotidyltransferase family protein: MHSRSTVLATLADLKDELATRFHVAKIGVFGSVSRGEQTPESDIDILVEFSRPVGFFTFMELEAFLSEQLGARVDLVTPAAIKPVMRERIGRETAYV; this comes from the coding sequence ATGCACTCCCGGTCGACCGTCCTCGCCACCCTTGCAGACCTCAAGGACGAGCTCGCGACCCGCTTCCACGTCGCGAAGATCGGCGTCTTCGGGTCGGTCTCCCGCGGCGAGCAGACGCCGGAGAGCGACATCGACATCCTGGTCGAGTTCTCCAGGCCGGTCGGTTTTTTCACCTTCATGGAGCTGGAGGCGTTCCTCTCCGAACAGCTCGGCGCCCGGGTCGACCTGGTGACACCCGCCGCCATCAAGCCGGTGATGAGGGAGAGGATAGGACGCGAGACGGCCTATGTCTGA